In Cupriavidus basilensis, one genomic interval encodes:
- a CDS encoding AEC family transporter, producing the protein MSSALLLVPDFSLILIGWLLVRYSPFDRAFWAGVERLVYFVLFPALLLQSTNSARFDFSSTSAMLGLALLTTAFGMVGGYAVKWAMRLAPLDFASGLQTAFRFNSYIGLALAARLGGSEGLAMMAVIVGCTVPLCNVAAVWALARHGETRLWRELARNPLILATAGGLLTNLVGLHPPEVVGMTLARLGSASTALGLMTVGAGLQMSGVTGALGPVAWWSGVKLVAMPCFAWAVGRLLPLTELQLQITVLFASLPTASSAYILAVRMGGNGPMVAATISVMTVAAIVTTPFWLSLVS; encoded by the coding sequence ATGTCTTCTGCTCTCCTGTTGGTGCCGGATTTCAGCCTGATCCTGATCGGCTGGCTGCTGGTGCGCTATTCCCCGTTCGACCGCGCGTTCTGGGCCGGGGTGGAGCGCCTGGTGTATTTCGTGCTCTTCCCCGCGCTGCTGTTGCAGTCCACCAACAGCGCCAGGTTCGATTTTTCCTCCACGTCGGCCATGCTCGGCCTGGCGCTGTTGACCACCGCCTTCGGCATGGTGGGCGGCTATGCCGTCAAATGGGCGATGCGGCTGGCGCCGCTCGATTTCGCTTCCGGCCTGCAGACTGCATTCCGCTTCAATTCCTATATCGGGCTGGCGCTGGCCGCGCGCCTGGGCGGCAGCGAGGGGCTGGCCATGATGGCGGTGATCGTCGGCTGCACGGTGCCGCTGTGCAATGTGGCCGCGGTATGGGCGCTGGCCCGTCACGGCGAGACCCGCCTGTGGCGCGAGCTGGCGCGCAACCCGCTGATCCTCGCCACCGCGGGGGGCTTGCTGACCAACCTGGTGGGCCTGCACCCGCCCGAGGTGGTGGGCATGACGCTGGCCCGGCTGGGTTCCGCGTCCACCGCGCTGGGGCTGATGACGGTCGGCGCGGGCCTGCAGATGAGCGGGGTGACAGGGGCGCTCGGCCCGGTGGCGTGGTGGAGCGGCGTCAAGCTGGTGGCCATGCCCTGCTTTGCCTGGGCGGTGGGGCGCTTGCTGCCGCTGACCGAGCTGCAGTTGCAGATCACGGTGCTGTTTGCCTCGCTGCCGACGGCGTCGAGCGCCTATATCCTGGCCGTGCGCATGGGCGGCAACGGGCCGATGGTGGCGGCGACGATCTCGGTGATGACCGTGGCGGCCATCGTCACCACGCCGTTCTGGCTGTCTCTCGTCAGTTAG
- the tsaE gene encoding tRNA (adenosine(37)-N6)-threonylcarbamoyltransferase complex ATPase subunit type 1 TsaE yields MPLLQERTLNLPDEAATARLGAALAEAVRKLPPQTVHLQLSGDLGAGKTTLSRAILRALGHAGKVRSPTYTLCEPYSVTRADGSPLTAYHFDLYRFADPEEWADAGFRDCFAEPAVNLVEWPEKAGRLLGEPDLHLLLQSDNSDADDAAERRIVTLRAYTQTGLTLLCAC; encoded by the coding sequence ATGCCCCTGCTCCAAGAACGCACACTCAACCTGCCCGACGAAGCGGCCACCGCCCGGCTGGGCGCGGCGCTGGCCGAGGCCGTGCGCAAGCTGCCGCCCCAGACCGTGCACCTGCAGCTCTCGGGTGACCTTGGCGCCGGCAAGACCACGCTGTCGCGCGCCATCCTGCGCGCGCTAGGCCACGCGGGCAAGGTGCGCAGCCCTACCTACACGCTGTGCGAGCCATATTCAGTCACGCGCGCCGATGGCTCGCCGCTGACCGCCTACCACTTTGACCTGTACCGCTTCGCCGATCCGGAGGAGTGGGCCGACGCCGGTTTTCGTGATTGTTTTGCCGAACCGGCCGTGAACCTGGTGGAATGGCCGGAGAAAGCCGGGCGCTTGCTTGGGGAACCGGACCTTCACTTGTTGCTCCAATCGGACAACAGCGACGCCGACGACGCGGCCGAACGCCGTATCGTTACGCTTCGTGCCTATACTCAGACTGGACTTACCCTGCTTTGCGCATGCTGA
- the queG gene encoding tRNA epoxyqueuosine(34) reductase QueG, which yields MIDRAAQTPTASPPPASSAAHGAAPGLAPPLASSVVHAGTDAAGLEALVGSIRAWGTELGFDALSIADVDLSRAEAGLLAWLAQGYHGDMDYMANHGLRRARPAELVPGTVRAIVARMPYLPAALPHDWRAHELARLDDPATAVVSLYARGRDYHKVLRNRLQQLASRIEAAIGPFGYRVFTDSAPVMEVALAAQGGLGWRGKHTLLLDRDGGSMFFLGEILVDVPFPADAPEPGHCGNCRRCIDICPTQAILEPYRIDARRCISYLTIEHKGAIPEALRAPMGNRVYGCDDCQLACPWNKFAHRATLPDFDVRNGFDAPDMAELFGWTEAEFNQRLEGSPIRRIGHERWLRNLAVGLGNSLRAAMASGDTALATRIRAALGARQAEASPLVREHIDWALAQAPAN from the coding sequence ATGATCGACCGAGCAGCCCAGACGCCAACCGCCTCGCCCCCTCCTGCCAGCAGCGCCGCCCACGGGGCAGCGCCTGGCCTTGCGCCGCCCCTGGCGTCGTCCGTTGTGCATGCAGGCACGGACGCCGCCGGGCTGGAGGCGCTGGTGGGCTCGATCCGGGCCTGGGGCACGGAGCTCGGCTTCGATGCGCTCAGCATTGCCGACGTGGATCTGAGCCGGGCTGAAGCAGGATTGTTGGCGTGGCTGGCGCAGGGCTACCACGGCGACATGGATTATATGGCGAACCACGGCTTGCGGCGCGCCCGTCCCGCCGAACTCGTGCCCGGCACGGTGCGCGCCATCGTGGCGCGCATGCCGTACCTGCCCGCCGCGCTCCCGCACGACTGGCGCGCCCATGAACTTGCCCGGCTCGACGACCCCGCCACCGCCGTGGTCTCGCTCTACGCGCGGGGCCGCGATTATCACAAGGTGCTGCGCAACCGCCTGCAGCAGCTCGCCAGCCGCATCGAAGCCGCCATCGGCCCGTTCGGCTATCGTGTGTTCACCGACTCGGCGCCGGTGATGGAGGTGGCGCTGGCCGCGCAGGGCGGGCTGGGCTGGCGTGGCAAGCACACGCTGCTGCTCGACCGCGATGGCGGCTCGATGTTCTTCCTCGGCGAGATCCTGGTCGATGTGCCCTTCCCCGCCGATGCGCCGGAACCCGGCCACTGCGGCAACTGCCGCCGCTGCATCGATATCTGCCCGACCCAGGCCATCCTGGAACCCTACCGGATCGACGCGCGCCGCTGCATCTCCTACCTGACCATCGAGCACAAGGGCGCCATCCCCGAGGCACTGCGCGCGCCAATGGGCAACCGCGTGTACGGCTGCGACGACTGCCAGCTGGCGTGCCCGTGGAACAAGTTCGCTCACCGCGCCACGCTGCCGGACTTCGACGTGCGCAATGGCTTCGACGCGCCCGACATGGCCGAGCTGTTCGGCTGGACGGAGGCGGAATTCAACCAGCGGCTGGAAGGCAGCCCGATCCGCCGCATCGGCCATGAACGCTGGCTGCGCAACCTGGCAGTGGGGCTGGGCAACAGCCTGCGCGCAGCGATGGCCAGCGGCGACACGGCGCTGGCCACGCGCATCCGCGCGGCGCTCGGCGCGCGCCAGGCCGAGGCGAGCCCGCTGGTACGCGAGCATATCGACTGGGCGCTGGCCCAGGCGCCCGCTAACTGA
- a CDS encoding chalcone isomerase family protein, translating to MFSRRTPFACEPLVRRASLLALTLCVGAALAMAPEPARANEIEGMRIDDATRVGGKELQLNGTGLRSMFIIKGYVAALYLPEKARNATVVLGDHGPKRLQIRPLREVPSDAFIKALNEGIRENHSEVQFQRLSERLFQLRQTMEQMGTARKGDVINFDFSPDGGTVVAINGTPRGKPIPGEDFYQAVLRIFLGDHPVDRDLKRGLLGG from the coding sequence ATGTTTTCCCGTCGTACCCCGTTCGCGTGCGAACCGCTCGTCCGCCGCGCCAGCCTGCTGGCGCTCACCCTCTGCGTGGGCGCCGCCCTGGCTATGGCGCCGGAGCCCGCGCGCGCCAACGAAATCGAGGGCATGCGGATCGACGACGCCACCCGGGTCGGCGGCAAGGAGCTGCAGCTCAACGGCACCGGCCTGCGCTCGATGTTCATCATCAAGGGCTATGTGGCCGCGCTTTACCTGCCGGAGAAGGCGCGCAACGCGACCGTCGTGCTGGGCGACCACGGCCCCAAGCGCCTGCAGATCCGGCCGCTGCGCGAGGTGCCATCCGATGCCTTTATCAAGGCCCTGAACGAAGGGATCCGCGAAAACCACAGCGAGGTCCAGTTCCAGCGGCTGTCCGAGCGCCTGTTCCAGCTGCGCCAGACCATGGAGCAGATGGGCACCGCCCGCAAGGGCGATGTGATCAATTTTGACTTTTCGCCCGATGGCGGCACCGTGGTCGCCATCAACGGCACGCCGCGCGGCAAGCCGATCCCGGGCGAAGATTTCTACCAGGCCGTGCTGCGCATCTTCCTTGGCGACCATCCGGTCGACCGGGATCTCAAGCGCGGGCTCCTGGGCGGTTAG
- a CDS encoding N-acetylmuramoyl-L-alanine amidase, with translation MLIKRLATDRPDDIQLARRKWLAQCLKAGAGSVVLTLAGPQIAFGAGIVAVRVWPAEEYTRVTIESDEPLAAVHQMIHGPDRLVVDIDGLDLSPTLRELVAKITSNDPYIQTVRVGQNRPRVVRLVFDLKENVSPQVFTLAPIGSYRNRLVFDLYPVNPPDPLWTLVRDTEDKQRRFAATQPPAGADGVSGAPASGEEDAIGALVRKFEDKGANPVPALPPMAAVKPRPPAPSSPAVPSAPPLAQNNPPAALPANNPPADRSFKMRRLLTVAIDPGHGGEDPGATGASGSREKDVVLQIAQRLRAKIDSQPNMRAMMTRDADFFVPLNVRVQKARRVQADLFVSIHADAFLSPEAKGASVFALSERGASSTAARWMANKENASDLIGGANMGNKDAQVARVLLDLSTTAQINDSLQVGKAVLAEIGGVNRLHKGSVEQAGFAVLKAPDIPSILVETAFISNPEEERKLNDESHQEQLANAILRGIKNYFARNPPLAKNPSV, from the coding sequence ATGCTGATCAAGCGACTCGCCACCGACCGACCCGACGATATCCAGCTGGCCCGCCGCAAATGGCTGGCGCAGTGCCTCAAGGCCGGCGCCGGCAGCGTGGTGCTCACGCTGGCCGGGCCACAGATCGCCTTTGGCGCCGGCATCGTCGCGGTGCGGGTCTGGCCCGCCGAGGAATACACCCGCGTCACCATCGAATCCGATGAGCCGCTGGCCGCCGTCCACCAGATGATCCACGGCCCCGACCGGCTGGTGGTGGACATCGATGGCCTCGATCTCTCGCCCACCCTGCGCGAGCTGGTGGCCAAGATCACCTCCAACGATCCCTATATCCAGACCGTGCGCGTGGGCCAGAACCGGCCGCGCGTGGTACGGCTGGTGTTCGACCTGAAGGAAAACGTCTCGCCGCAGGTGTTCACGCTGGCGCCGATCGGCAGCTACCGCAACCGCCTGGTGTTTGACCTGTACCCCGTCAATCCGCCGGATCCCTTGTGGACGCTGGTGCGCGACACCGAGGACAAGCAGCGCAGGTTTGCCGCCACGCAGCCCCCGGCCGGCGCGGACGGCGTGTCCGGCGCGCCTGCCTCCGGCGAGGAAGACGCCATCGGCGCACTGGTGCGCAAGTTCGAGGACAAGGGCGCCAACCCGGTGCCGGCCCTGCCACCGATGGCAGCCGTCAAGCCCAGGCCGCCGGCACCTTCCTCACCAGCGGTGCCGTCGGCACCGCCGCTGGCGCAGAACAACCCGCCTGCGGCCCTGCCTGCCAACAACCCGCCGGCGGACCGTTCCTTCAAGATGCGCCGCCTGCTGACCGTCGCGATCGATCCCGGCCATGGTGGCGAGGATCCCGGCGCCACCGGCGCGTCCGGCTCGCGCGAGAAAGACGTGGTGCTGCAGATCGCGCAGCGGCTGCGCGCCAAGATCGACTCCCAGCCCAATATGCGCGCCATGATGACGCGCGACGCGGACTTCTTCGTGCCGCTCAACGTGCGCGTGCAGAAGGCGCGCCGGGTGCAGGCCGACCTGTTCGTGTCCATCCACGCCGATGCCTTCCTCTCGCCGGAAGCCAAGGGTGCCTCGGTGTTCGCCTTGTCCGAGCGCGGCGCGTCCAGCACCGCCGCGCGCTGGATGGCCAACAAGGAGAACGCCTCCGACCTGATCGGCGGCGCCAACATGGGCAACAAGGATGCGCAGGTGGCGCGGGTGCTGCTGGACTTGTCCACGACCGCCCAGATCAACGACAGCTTGCAGGTGGGCAAGGCCGTGCTGGCGGAGATCGGCGGCGTCAACCGGCTGCACAAGGGCAGCGTGGAGCAGGCGGGCTTTGCCGTGCTGAAGGCGCCGGATATCCCGTCGATCCTGGTCGAGACCGCTTTCATCAGCAATCCCGAGGAAGAGCGCAAGCTCAACGACGAGAGCCACCAGGAGCAACTGGCCAACGCCATCCTGCGTGGCATCAAGAACTACTTCGCGCGCAATCCGCCGCTGGCGAAGAATCCGTCGGTG